One Chitinophagaceae bacterium C216 genomic window carries:
- the uxaB_1 gene encoding Altronate oxidoreductase, whose amino-acid sequence MVLNYHNARLKGLLPIGFSKNAKPPYPILHFGVGGFHRSHQAWALQQLLNKHPAKFSNWGITGVNVMPQDLAFVKALRAQDGLYFVQRYAPEGTQTTELITTIKEILHVAEDYDTILQRIASPETKIISFTITEGGYNVDLSQNRFIWETSTVQEDLKKQGIPKTVFRILAEGLKLRKEACDEGIVLLSCDNVQHNGDVLRLALLEFLHRYDSSMIDWVQQKAAFIKTMVDRITPVTTPQQKNDLLQQVDIQDNCLVVCEDFFQWVIEEHPALADFPLQEMGATLVDDVAPFEEMKLRLLNGGHSLTGLLGDALGYDRIHTAIKDTGIHSVYMHYCNKEVIPTLSFINGVHYNDYVEQLVARFGNPMINDSTARIISGSTDKLPKFVLPVIWDQLRQNSPQIRIGVFILAAWYYYLDREFKKNQMREVQDQHRDLLMQLFSEPGWEASMFMDRVPMLHSIKDAPIVRELFLQYVNDFLSREARAVIHQLLQQV is encoded by the coding sequence ATGGTATTAAATTATCACAATGCTCGTTTAAAAGGATTGCTGCCTATTGGCTTTTCGAAAAATGCTAAGCCTCCATATCCTATATTGCATTTTGGCGTTGGTGGTTTTCATCGTTCGCATCAAGCTTGGGCATTACAACAATTGTTGAATAAGCATCCTGCCAAGTTCAGCAATTGGGGTATAACGGGCGTAAATGTGATGCCGCAGGATTTAGCGTTTGTGAAAGCATTGCGGGCACAGGATGGTTTGTATTTTGTACAACGGTATGCTCCCGAGGGAACGCAAACAACCGAACTTATTACAACGATTAAGGAGATATTGCATGTTGCGGAAGATTACGATACGATTTTACAACGTATTGCATCGCCTGAAACAAAAATCATCAGCTTTACTATTACGGAGGGGGGGTATAATGTGGATCTTTCTCAAAATCGTTTTATATGGGAAACCTCCACAGTGCAGGAAGATTTAAAAAAGCAAGGAATACCTAAAACCGTATTCCGCATATTGGCAGAAGGATTAAAGCTTCGAAAAGAGGCATGTGACGAAGGAATTGTATTACTGTCTTGTGACAATGTACAGCACAACGGAGATGTGTTGCGTTTGGCATTGCTGGAATTTTTACATCGCTATGATTCTTCGATGATAGATTGGGTGCAGCAAAAAGCCGCCTTTATTAAAACCATGGTGGATCGTATCACGCCGGTTACTACACCACAACAGAAAAATGATTTGCTTCAACAAGTCGATATTCAGGATAACTGTTTAGTAGTTTGTGAAGACTTCTTTCAGTGGGTAATAGAAGAGCATCCGGCTCTTGCAGATTTTCCGTTACAGGAAATGGGTGCTACGCTGGTGGATGATGTAGCGCCTTTTGAAGAAATGAAACTGCGCTTGCTCAACGGTGGACATTCGTTGACTGGATTGTTGGGAGATGCATTAGGTTATGATCGCATACATACTGCTATAAAGGATACCGGTATTCATTCGGTATACATGCATTATTGTAATAAAGAAGTGATTCCTACTTTGTCGTTTATTAATGGAGTGCATTATAACGACTATGTGGAGCAGTTGGTGGCGCGCTTTGGCAATCCCATGATTAATGATAGTACTGCTCGAATTATTTCGGGCTCTACCGACAAGCTTCCCAAGTTTGTGTTGCCGGTGATATGGGATCAGTTACGTCAGAATTCTCCTCAAATACGAATAGGTGTATTCATTCTTGCTGCATGGTATTATTACTTAGACCGAGAGTTTAAGAAAAATCAAATGCGTGAAGTGCAAGATCAGCATCGTGATTTGTTAATGCAATTATTTAGTGAACCGGGATGGGAAGCATCCATGTTTATGGACCGCGTGCCTATGTTGCATTCGATTAAGGATGCCCCAATAGTTCGGGAATTATTCTTGCAGTATGTAAATGATTTTTTAAGTCGCGAGGCACGTGCCGTTATTCATCAGCTCTTACAACAAGTGTAA
- the lnpD gene encoding UDP-glucose 4-epimerase produces the protein MAKILVTGGCGYIGSHTIVDLIQSGYEVISIDNNSKSNPDVLKGIEKITGKNVKNYRVDLCDFDDTHAVFQENEDIIGIIHFAAYKAVGESVERPIMYYENNLNSLINVLKCVRDFKIPYFVFSSSCTVYGNPDSIPVTEKTPTKPAESPYGATKQMGEQILKDFSRVFTDTKIISLRYFNPVGAHPSIEIGELPIGRPQNLFPAITQTAIGKLPKLVVYGSDYDTRDGSCIRDFIHVSDIAHAHTLALQFLENNKNTSNYEIFNLGTGNGVTVLEAIQAFERVSGLQLNYEIGPRRPGDVVAIYANNDHAVKSLGWKIQYGIDDMMRTAWLWEQKLKAQESANES, from the coding sequence ATGGCTAAAATATTGGTTACCGGTGGTTGCGGATATATAGGCTCGCACACCATAGTTGATTTAATTCAAAGCGGATACGAGGTTATTTCTATCGATAACAATAGTAAATCTAACCCTGATGTACTGAAGGGCATTGAAAAAATAACCGGAAAAAATGTAAAAAACTATCGGGTAGATCTTTGTGATTTTGACGATACCCATGCCGTATTTCAAGAAAATGAAGACATCATCGGCATTATTCATTTTGCGGCTTATAAAGCTGTAGGCGAATCGGTAGAAAGACCGATTATGTACTACGAAAACAATTTGAACTCTTTGATTAATGTATTGAAATGCGTGCGCGATTTTAAAATACCCTACTTCGTATTTTCATCTTCATGCACCGTTTATGGCAACCCGGATTCTATTCCGGTAACAGAAAAAACACCCACTAAACCTGCAGAAAGCCCCTATGGTGCTACCAAACAAATGGGTGAGCAGATACTGAAAGATTTCTCAAGAGTATTTACAGATACAAAAATTATCTCCCTTCGCTATTTTAATCCTGTAGGCGCCCATCCTTCTATTGAAATTGGAGAGCTGCCCATCGGACGTCCGCAAAATCTATTCCCGGCCATTACTCAAACAGCTATCGGCAAACTTCCTAAACTAGTGGTTTACGGTTCGGATTACGATACACGAGATGGCAGCTGTATTCGCGATTTCATTCATGTAAGCGATATCGCACATGCACATACCCTTGCACTGCAGTTTTTGGAAAACAATAAGAATACCTCCAATTACGAGATATTCAATCTTGGTACCGGCAATGGCGTTACCGTGCTAGAAGCCATTCAGGCCTTTGAACGTGTAAGCGGACTGCAATTGAATTATGAAATAGGCCCCAGACGTCCCGGTGACGTAGTAGCTATTTATGCCAACAATGATCACGCCGTAAAAAGCTTGGGCTGGAAAATCCAATATGGTATAGACGATATGATGCGTACTGCCTGGCTGTGGGAACAAAAACTTAAAGCGCAGGAATCAGCCAATGAATCATAA
- the rbsC gene encoding Ribose import permease protein RbsC, protein MKAEKISRSFSQYNTLIIFIVMLVISGFITDNFFTANNISNLLRQSAPIGLVSLGMLLVILTGGIDLSVGSVVAMIGVTFSLLSYEVYYPYAFLLSILIGLVVGSISGFLVAYRRIAPFIVTLAMMSMVRGAGYLLSKGAPISVGPYSQKILVLGTGTLLGIPVSALILFSIFIMLHVLLKYNIFGRIVLAIGSNEEAVRLSGINVKRTKFAVYVICAGITALAGLLMVGRTGVGTANIGVGLELDAIAAVVIGGASLAGGKGSVVNTLLGVFILSMIGNVMNLLDITSYLQQIIKGIIIIAAVVFQRN, encoded by the coding sequence ATGAAAGCCGAAAAAATTAGTCGTAGTTTTTCTCAGTACAACACCCTCATCATTTTTATAGTGATGCTGGTAATATCGGGATTTATTACCGATAACTTTTTTACTGCCAATAATATTTCCAATCTGCTCCGCCAGTCGGCGCCTATAGGTTTGGTGAGTTTGGGTATGCTACTGGTGATACTTACCGGCGGCATTGATCTTTCGGTAGGCTCAGTGGTAGCTATGATTGGTGTGACTTTTTCTTTACTGAGTTATGAGGTGTACTATCCATATGCCTTTTTACTTTCGATATTGATAGGACTTGTTGTAGGTAGTATTTCCGGATTTCTGGTTGCCTATCGGCGCATAGCACCATTTATCGTAACGCTGGCCATGATGTCGATGGTAAGAGGTGCTGGATATTTATTGTCAAAAGGTGCACCAATTAGTGTGGGACCTTATTCTCAAAAAATTCTGGTGTTAGGAACAGGAACCCTTTTAGGCATTCCTGTTTCTGCATTGATACTGTTTAGTATTTTTATAATGCTGCATGTATTGCTGAAATATAACATTTTCGGAAGAATTGTGCTGGCCATTGGTTCCAATGAAGAAGCGGTGCGTTTATCAGGAATTAATGTAAAAAGAACCAAGTTTGCCGTGTATGTAATTTGTGCTGGAATTACTGCACTGGCTGGTTTGCTGATGGTTGGTCGTACCGGAGTGGGAACAGCCAATATCGGTGTAGGATTGGAACTAGATGCTATAGCTGCCGTAGTGATTGGAGGGGCATCATTGGCGGGAGGAAAAGGTTCGGTGGTGAATACGTTATTGGGTGTATTTATATTAAGCATGATCGGCAACGTGATGAACCTTTTAGACATCACTTCTTATTTGCAGCAAATCATTAAAGGAATTATCATTATTGCTGCTGTAGTGTTTCAACGTAACTAA
- the ybjI gene encoding 5-amino-6-(5-phospho-D-ribitylamino)uracil phosphatase YbjI yields MIKLIAIDLDGSLLTDSKQLPPDFWTIADKLFEKNITLAIASGRPFHNIASIFQRIKDKIYFVCDNGSYVVHNNEELLTDPLDFASIKKFIDLSRPLQDVYPVLCSKHLAYIEDQNQDFADQALQYYQEFKVVEDLTKVEDVILKISLCDLKGSETNSYPFYKQFEKDYKIAIAGHIWLDITSPTASKGNAIKAIQKKLNILPEETLVFGDYLNDLDMIKEAGFGYAMKNAHPKILEAAKYTTELDNNHYGVIHTIKQLLNIES; encoded by the coding sequence ATGATCAAACTTATTGCGATAGATTTAGACGGCTCCTTGCTTACCGATTCCAAACAACTGCCTCCGGATTTCTGGACCATAGCAGATAAACTATTTGAAAAGAATATTACCCTAGCCATCGCAAGCGGCCGCCCTTTTCATAACATCGCTAGCATTTTCCAAAGAATAAAAGACAAAATTTATTTCGTTTGTGACAACGGTAGCTATGTCGTGCACAATAACGAAGAACTACTCACCGATCCGCTGGATTTTGCATCAATCAAAAAGTTTATCGATCTATCACGCCCACTTCAGGATGTGTATCCGGTTTTATGTAGTAAACATCTGGCGTATATAGAAGATCAAAATCAAGATTTTGCCGATCAGGCTTTACAATATTATCAGGAGTTTAAAGTAGTGGAAGATTTAACAAAGGTCGAAGATGTTATTCTTAAAATTTCCCTTTGCGATTTGAAAGGCTCCGAAACTAACAGTTACCCATTTTATAAACAGTTTGAGAAAGATTATAAAATCGCTATTGCCGGACATATATGGTTAGATATCACCAGTCCTACAGCTAGTAAAGGCAATGCTATTAAAGCTATCCAGAAAAAACTTAACATCCTTCCCGAGGAGACTCTTGTATTCGGTGATTATTTGAACGATTTAGACATGATCAAAGAAGCAGGTTTTGGATATGCCATGAAAAATGCGCACCCCAAAATATTAGAAGCTGCAAAATATACCACCGAACTAGATAATAATCATTATGGCGTCATTCATACCATCAAACAGCTTCTAAATATTGAAAGTTGA
- the pepO gene encoding Neutral endopeptidase — translation MRKYFIQAIVFTACSLVCALTHAQLGQNGFLDRANMDENVKPGDDFFTYANGTWLKNNPVPPKETRWGSFLQLRDFNINAVKNILEKAAADKNAPPGSVTRRVGDFYAAGMDSIAIEKAGYTPIQPDLQRITAINSLEDVLKEINYQRTHGIASPLYGFYVGQDRKNVEKMIPQLSQGGIGLSDKDYYLKDDKRSQDIRNAYRKYIITLFKLVGADEVQAENNANIIFRIEKSLAEAHYSRVQMRDAYLTYNKFAVEDFSKTTPHINWRQTLHELKAEGQDSILVNNPRFFVTADSLLNVTPISDWKVYLQWGVLRGAANYLSSPFVNAAFAYNQVITGQKVQTPRWQRISSLTDGYIGELLGQLYVKEYFKPEAKKRMEELVENLRKAFAIRIQRLDWMSDSTKQKALAKLAAFRPKIAYPDKWQNYDGFEISRQSFFKNIRNGDAWRYNDMVSRLGKPVDRERWGMTPPTVNAYYSATLNEIVFPAGILQFPFFDPNADDAINYGGIGAVIGHEMSHGFDDNGSKYDADGTLRNWWTEEDRKKFEAKADALAKQFDSYTVLDTLHVNGKFTLGENIGDLGGLNVAYEAFKMTKQGQSNEKIDGFTPDQRFFLSWAQVWRTNIRPEAAAQQIVTDPHAPAQYRTIGPIVNMDAWYEAFNVKEGDKLYKKPEDRIRIW, via the coding sequence ATGAGAAAATATTTTATACAGGCAATCGTATTTACCGCATGTAGTCTAGTATGCGCCCTAACCCATGCACAATTGGGGCAAAACGGATTTTTAGACCGTGCCAATATGGATGAAAACGTAAAACCAGGAGATGATTTCTTCACTTATGCCAATGGCACTTGGTTAAAAAATAATCCTGTCCCACCCAAAGAAACTCGTTGGGGTAGTTTTCTTCAATTGAGAGATTTTAATATCAATGCAGTAAAAAACATTCTTGAAAAAGCTGCTGCTGATAAGAATGCTCCTCCGGGCTCGGTTACCCGCCGTGTAGGAGACTTTTATGCTGCAGGGATGGATAGCATCGCCATAGAAAAGGCAGGCTATACACCCATTCAACCCGATCTACAGCGCATTACAGCTATCAATAGTCTGGAAGATGTATTGAAAGAAATCAACTATCAGCGAACCCACGGCATTGCCTCTCCTCTTTACGGATTCTACGTAGGACAGGATAGAAAAAATGTTGAAAAAATGATACCTCAACTCTCACAAGGAGGTATCGGCCTTTCTGATAAGGATTATTATCTCAAGGATGACAAACGCTCTCAGGATATAAGAAATGCCTACAGAAAATACATTATCACGCTGTTTAAATTAGTGGGAGCTGACGAAGTGCAGGCCGAGAATAATGCCAATATTATTTTCCGCATAGAAAAAAGCTTGGCCGAAGCGCATTACAGCCGTGTGCAAATGCGTGATGCCTATCTTACCTACAACAAATTTGCTGTGGAAGATTTCAGCAAAACCACTCCTCATATCAACTGGAGACAAACACTCCATGAACTGAAAGCTGAAGGACAAGACAGTATTCTAGTAAACAATCCACGCTTTTTTGTTACTGCCGACTCATTATTGAACGTAACGCCTATAAGCGATTGGAAAGTATATCTACAATGGGGTGTATTGCGCGGTGCTGCTAACTATTTAAGCTCACCATTTGTAAACGCTGCCTTTGCGTACAATCAGGTAATTACCGGACAAAAAGTGCAAACGCCACGCTGGCAGCGCATATCATCCCTTACCGATGGATATATTGGAGAGCTTTTAGGACAATTATATGTGAAAGAATACTTTAAGCCTGAGGCTAAGAAAAGAATGGAAGAATTGGTAGAAAACCTCCGAAAGGCGTTCGCCATCCGCATCCAACGCCTTGACTGGATGAGCGACTCTACCAAACAAAAAGCTTTGGCAAAGCTCGCTGCATTCCGTCCGAAAATTGCTTATCCGGATAAATGGCAGAACTATGACGGATTTGAAATCAGCCGCCAGAGCTTCTTTAAAAACATAAGAAACGGTGATGCCTGGAGATACAACGATATGGTAAGCCGTTTAGGAAAACCTGTCGATAGAGAACGTTGGGGCATGACACCTCCTACCGTGAACGCGTATTACAGTGCAACCCTCAATGAAATTGTGTTCCCTGCAGGTATTCTACAGTTCCCATTCTTCGACCCCAATGCCGACGATGCCATTAACTATGGAGGAATCGGTGCTGTAATTGGCCACGAAATGTCTCACGGCTTTGATGATAACGGTAGTAAATATGATGCCGATGGCACCTTGCGTAATTGGTGGACAGAGGAAGATCGTAAAAAATTTGAAGCAAAAGCAGATGCATTAGCCAAACAATTCGATAGCTATACTGTTTTGGATACATTGCATGTAAACGGAAAGTTCACACTGGGCGAAAACATCGGAGACCTGGGAGGATTGAATGTAGCGTATGAAGCATTTAAAATGACCAAACAGGGACAGAGCAATGAAAAAATAGATGGTTTTACCCCCGATCAAAGGTTTTTCCTGTCCTGGGCTCAAGTATGGCGCACCAATATTCGGCCCGAAGCCGCAGCACAACAAATCGTTACCGATCCGCATGCTCCGGCTCAATATCGCACCATTGGTCCCATCGTAAATATGGATGCATGGTATGAAGCCTTTAATGTAAAAGAAGGTGATAAACTGTATAAGAAACCGGAAGACCGAATAAGAATTTGGTAA
- the pemA gene encoding Pectinesterase A has translation MKKLLLCFIVILACLRVHAQTANPGQYKYTFTVAKDGSGDFKYIQDAIDAMRGYPLAPITLYIKNGVYVEKIVLPPNNTDVIFIGENVDSTIITFDDYSGRGRITTFTSFTAKISGNRFYAQNITFANTAGPVGQAVALYVDADKAVFKNCKFLGNQDTVLTAGETSRQLFEDCYIEGTTDFIFGPATAVFKNCVIKAKANSYITAASTTQGKKFGYVFMDCDIQVAEGVKKVYLGRPWRAYAKTVFIRCKLPAQIAPEGWHNWSNPENEKTAFYAEYKNTGPGADTKHRVPWSKQLTDKEAAAYTLENIFASMYPDLPGEKDWFKQTSLRPFVWNGKAK, from the coding sequence ATGAAAAAATTGTTGTTGTGCTTTATTGTAATACTAGCCTGTTTAAGAGTGCATGCACAAACAGCCAATCCGGGTCAATACAAATACACTTTTACTGTTGCTAAAGACGGAAGCGGCGATTTTAAATATATTCAAGATGCTATTGATGCCATGCGAGGTTATCCACTTGCTCCCATTACGTTGTACATTAAAAACGGTGTGTATGTGGAGAAAATTGTATTGCCGCCTAATAATACAGATGTAATTTTTATTGGCGAGAATGTAGACAGTACCATCATTACTTTTGATGATTATAGTGGGCGTGGACGTATTACGACGTTCACATCGTTTACTGCTAAAATTTCCGGCAACAGATTTTATGCGCAAAACATCACATTTGCCAATACTGCAGGTCCTGTAGGACAAGCTGTAGCGTTGTATGTAGATGCGGATAAAGCTGTATTTAAGAACTGTAAGTTTTTGGGAAATCAAGATACCGTGCTAACTGCCGGAGAAACTTCACGCCAACTTTTTGAGGATTGTTATATAGAAGGTACAACCGATTTTATCTTTGGACCGGCAACTGCGGTTTTCAAGAACTGCGTGATAAAGGCAAAAGCCAATTCATACATTACCGCAGCTAGTACAACACAAGGCAAAAAGTTTGGTTATGTGTTCATGGATTGCGATATACAAGTAGCGGAAGGTGTTAAGAAAGTATATCTAGGTCGTCCATGGAGGGCATATGCCAAAACTGTTTTCATTCGTTGTAAGCTGCCTGCACAAATTGCTCCCGAAGGATGGCACAATTGGAGCAATCCCGAAAATGAAAAAACTGCTTTTTATGCGGAGTATAAAAACACCGGACCAGGAGCTGATACAAAACATCGAGTGCCTTGGTCGAAGCAGCTTACTGATAAAGAAGCAGCGGCATATACTTTGGAAAATATTTTCGCATCCATGTATCCTGATTTACCTGGAGAAAAAGATTGGTTTAAACAAACTTCCCTCAGGCCATTTGTTTGGAATGGAAAAGCTAAGTGA
- the xyl3A gene encoding Xylan 1,4-beta-xylosidase, which translates to MLKKFIIAVLLFTTLKGYAQDYKQFPMWNANLPFEQRVEDLVSRLTLEEKVQQMMHHAPAIPRLGIPAYDWWNEVLHGVARTTYRTTVYPQAIAMAATWDTASLKLMAVQSALEGRAIFNAAIEDGKEGERYHGLTYWTPNINIFRDPRWGRGQETYGEDPFLTAMLGKVFTQGLQGNHPKYLLAAACAKHFAVHSGPEPIRHSFNAEVSDFDLWDTYLPAFKELITKTNIAGVMCAYNALRKKPCCGNSELMVDILRRQWKFTGYVTSDCWGLDDFFKYHKTHKTAEDAAIDAVINSTDLECGQNVYIKLTEAVKAGRMSESQIDLSVKRLFMIRMKLGMFDPPSMVPFAQVPRSMLEHERHQAHALKMARQSLVLLKNDNNTLPLSKNIKKIAVLGPNADNRIAVLGNYNGIPSKITTVLDGIKEKLGPNVEVVYEQAIHFTTDTLFQMTENVANFRIDNKTGFKAEYFDNRELKGTPIVRYESIPDHFWQEGAEVVEGIKGNNFSARYTSYFTADRDGEIYFELEGDDGYRFYVDDKLVVDAWERNRWGARLYKLNLKKGTTYKLVLEFWQGGYQAKIRLTPGGKVKTNFKALAERIKDADAIVFVGGISPQLEGEEMPVNYPGFNGGDRTSIMLPAVQTELMKTLKTTGKPVVFVMMTGSAIAIPWEHENIPAIINAWYGGQAAGTAVADVLFGDYNPAGRLPVTFYKSDADLPHFEDYSMENRTYRYFKGTPLYPFGYGLSYTQFEYSNLEVPITVKAGTTIPVKVTVTNKGSRSGEEVAQLYIAYTDQKIKVPIRALRGFNRIELNAGESKTLHFHLNAEDLMVTGEDGKSLQPKGKLLISVGGGQPDVKIKTTSNVITKEIRIQ; encoded by the coding sequence ATGCTCAAAAAATTTATCATAGCCGTATTGTTGTTTACAACACTTAAAGGTTATGCTCAGGATTATAAGCAATTCCCTATGTGGAACGCTAACCTGCCTTTCGAACAACGTGTGGAAGATTTGGTAAGCAGGTTAACGCTCGAGGAAAAAGTGCAGCAAATGATGCACCATGCTCCGGCAATTCCACGATTGGGCATTCCGGCCTACGACTGGTGGAATGAAGTATTGCACGGAGTGGCAAGAACGACTTACAGAACAACTGTATATCCGCAGGCTATTGCTATGGCAGCCACATGGGATACGGCTTCGCTGAAGTTGATGGCCGTGCAAAGCGCTCTTGAAGGAAGAGCTATTTTCAATGCAGCCATTGAAGATGGAAAAGAGGGAGAGCGTTATCACGGTCTTACCTACTGGACACCCAATATCAATATCTTCAGAGATCCGCGTTGGGGAAGAGGTCAAGAAACATATGGAGAGGATCCATTTTTAACAGCTATGCTGGGTAAAGTGTTTACACAAGGCTTGCAAGGCAATCATCCCAAATATTTATTGGCCGCAGCTTGCGCGAAACACTTTGCAGTACACAGCGGTCCAGAACCAATAAGACATTCTTTTAATGCAGAAGTAAGTGACTTTGATTTATGGGATACTTATCTTCCGGCATTTAAAGAGCTCATCACCAAAACCAATATTGCCGGAGTTATGTGCGCTTACAATGCGCTTAGAAAAAAACCATGTTGTGGCAATAGCGAATTAATGGTGGATATATTGCGTCGTCAATGGAAATTTACCGGTTATGTTACTTCAGACTGCTGGGGATTGGATGATTTCTTCAAATATCATAAAACTCATAAAACCGCAGAGGATGCAGCCATTGATGCCGTAATCAATAGTACCGATTTGGAATGCGGACAAAATGTTTACATAAAGCTTACCGAAGCCGTAAAGGCAGGCAGAATGTCCGAGTCGCAAATAGATCTGTCTGTAAAGCGTCTGTTCATGATCCGCATGAAACTGGGCATGTTCGATCCGCCTTCAATGGTTCCTTTTGCGCAGGTTCCCCGATCTATGCTAGAACATGAGCGGCATCAGGCACATGCACTAAAAATGGCTCGACAGTCTCTCGTTCTATTAAAAAACGATAATAACACGTTGCCGTTGAGCAAGAACATCAAAAAGATTGCGGTATTAGGACCCAATGCTGATAATCGCATTGCTGTATTGGGCAACTACAATGGCATTCCTTCCAAAATAACTACCGTACTGGATGGCATTAAAGAAAAATTAGGGCCAAATGTTGAAGTAGTATATGAACAAGCCATTCACTTTACTACAGACACCCTATTCCAAATGACAGAAAATGTTGCCAACTTCAGAATTGACAACAAAACCGGATTTAAAGCTGAGTATTTCGACAATAGAGAACTGAAAGGTACACCCATTGTGCGTTATGAATCCATACCGGATCACTTCTGGCAAGAAGGTGCAGAAGTAGTAGAAGGTATCAAAGGCAATAATTTCTCTGCACGCTATACTTCTTACTTCACAGCAGATAGAGACGGAGAAATCTACTTTGAGCTGGAAGGAGATGATGGCTATCGTTTTTATGTAGACGATAAGCTGGTGGTAGATGCATGGGAGCGTAACAGATGGGGTGCAAGACTATATAAATTGAATTTGAAAAAAGGCACCACCTATAAATTGGTCTTGGAATTCTGGCAGGGCGGCTATCAGGCTAAAATAAGATTAACTCCCGGTGGTAAAGTAAAAACCAATTTTAAAGCGCTTGCTGAAAGAATTAAAGATGCAGATGCTATTGTGTTTGTAGGAGGTATTTCACCCCAACTCGAAGGAGAAGAAATGCCTGTAAACTATCCCGGCTTTAACGGTGGAGATAGAACATCCATAATGTTACCTGCCGTTCAAACCGAACTAATGAAAACGCTAAAAACAACCGGCAAGCCTGTAGTATTTGTAATGATGACTGGAAGTGCGATTGCTATTCCCTGGGAACATGAGAATATACCAGCTATCATCAATGCATGGTATGGCGGCCAAGCCGCCGGTACTGCAGTAGCCGATGTGCTATTTGGCGATTACAATCCAGCAGGAAGATTGCCGGTAACATTCTATAAATCGGATGCAGACTTACCGCATTTCGAAGACTATAGCATGGAAAACCGCACCTATCGCTACTTTAAAGGAACGCCTTTGTATCCTTTTGGTTACGGATTAAGCTATACCCAATTCGAATACAGTAATCTGGAAGTTCCTATCACTGTAAAAGCAGGAACTACTATTCCTGTAAAAGTTACGGTTACCAATAAAGGAAGCCGTTCCGGAGAAGAAGTGGCTCAGCTGTACATAGCTTATACGGATCAAAAAATAAAAGTTCCTATCAGAGCGCTCAGAGGTTTCAATAGAATAGAATTGAATGCCGGAGAATCTAAAACATTACACTTCCATCTAAATGCTGAAGACTTAATGGTTACCGGCGAAGATGGTAAAAGTCTTCAGCCCAAAGGAAAACTTTTAATAAGTGTTGGAGGAGGACAACCTGACGTAAAAATTAAAACAACTAGCAATGTTATAACTAAAGAAATCCGCATTCAATAA